The following proteins are co-located in the Gloeocapsa sp. PCC 7428 genome:
- a CDS encoding bifunctional nuclease family protein: MIEMRVAGIAIDAVNRSPIVLLKDGQERRALPIYINQDQAKAIIGALENQKPPRPLTHDLIANILEAWGMTLERIVINAIQDGTFYALLTVSQGEVKKEIDARPSDAIAIALRTNSPIWVMEEVVADASIPVDRDADEAEQQAFREFLANLRPEDLIKGGGFMGES; encoded by the coding sequence ATGATTGAAATGAGAGTCGCTGGCATTGCAATAGATGCCGTAAACCGCAGCCCAATCGTGCTTTTGAAAGATGGTCAAGAGCGACGCGCTTTACCCATTTATATCAACCAAGATCAGGCAAAGGCAATTATTGGTGCTTTAGAAAATCAAAAGCCTCCGCGTCCTCTAACACACGATTTAATCGCTAATATCTTGGAAGCGTGGGGCATGACTTTAGAACGGATTGTAATCAATGCCATCCAAGACGGTACTTTTTATGCGCTACTCACCGTTAGCCAAGGAGAAGTCAAAAAAGAAATCGACGCCCGTCCGAGTGATGCGATCGCGATTGCGCTGCGTACTAATAGCCCAATCTGGGTGATGGAAGAAGTTGTAGCTGATGCCTCGATTCCGGTCGATCGCGACGCGGATGAAGCCGAACAGCAAGCATTTCGCGAATTTCTTGCCAATCTCCGCCCTGAGGATTTAATCAAGGGAGGCGGCTTTATGGGCGAAAGCTAG
- a CDS encoding carboxypeptidase M32: protein MQTLEKTHPKLQELKTRLSEINDIESAASLLYWDQATYMPPGGAAARGRQLATLRHIAHTKFTDPAIGQLLEDLSSYETSLPPDSDEASLIRVTRRDYERAVKIPADFTARFSQHSTETYEVWAKARSANDFAAVQPYLEKTLELSRELANFFPGYEHIADPLIAEADYGMKATSVRELFAELRQQLVPIVEAISAQPVTDASCLHQHFPEAEQIAFSLKVIEKLGYDFQRGRQDKTLHPFMTKFSTGDVRITTRIRENDLNEGLFSTIHETGHALYEQGVNRDFEATPLAGGTSSGVHESQSRLWENMVGRSRNFWQFFYPQLQAQFPQQLGDVALETFYRAINKVERSLIRTDADEVTYNLHVMIRFDLELQLLEGTLAVRDLPQAWNERYRSDLGIVPPNDAHGVLQDVHWYGGMIGGMFQGYTLGNLMSAQFFQAALQAHPHISTEIEQGNFDTLHNWLKTNIYQHGRKYTAAEIVELATGKALSIEPFIAYIRRKFGELYSL from the coding sequence ATGCAGACGCTGGAAAAAACGCATCCCAAACTACAAGAACTAAAAACCCGTCTGAGTGAAATTAATGACATCGAGTCAGCCGCATCACTGCTTTACTGGGATCAAGCAACGTATATGCCCCCAGGTGGTGCAGCCGCGCGGGGACGCCAACTCGCAACGCTACGCCACATTGCGCATACAAAATTTACCGATCCAGCAATTGGACAACTTTTAGAAGATTTAAGTTCGTACGAAACGAGTTTACCGCCAGATTCGGATGAAGCAAGCTTGATTCGCGTCACGCGCCGCGATTACGAACGCGCCGTCAAAATTCCCGCTGACTTCACTGCGAGATTTTCGCAACATTCGACTGAAACGTATGAAGTGTGGGCAAAAGCGCGGAGTGCGAATGATTTTGCGGCGGTTCAACCGTATCTCGAAAAAACACTAGAACTCAGTCGAGAACTTGCTAATTTCTTTCCTGGTTACGAGCATATCGCCGATCCGTTGATTGCGGAAGCCGATTATGGCATGAAAGCCACCAGCGTTAGGGAACTATTTGCTGAATTACGCCAGCAACTTGTACCGATTGTGGAAGCGATTTCTGCACAGCCTGTCACCGATGCTTCGTGTTTGCATCAGCATTTTCCTGAAGCCGAACAAATCGCGTTTAGCTTGAAGGTGATTGAAAAACTCGGATACGACTTTCAACGAGGGCGACAAGATAAAACGTTGCATCCGTTTATGACGAAGTTCTCAACAGGTGATGTGCGAATTACGACGCGGATTCGTGAAAATGACTTGAATGAAGGGTTATTTAGTACAATTCATGAAACAGGTCATGCGTTGTACGAGCAAGGCGTTAATCGTGATTTTGAAGCAACGCCGCTAGCTGGTGGAACTTCTTCAGGCGTTCACGAAAGTCAATCGCGGTTATGGGAAAATATGGTGGGGCGTAGCCGCAATTTCTGGCAGTTTTTCTATCCGCAGTTACAAGCGCAGTTTCCGCAACAACTAGGTGATGTTGCTTTAGAGACGTTTTATCGGGCGATTAATAAAGTTGAGCGATCGCTGATTCGTACCGATGCGGATGAAGTCACCTACAACCTGCACGTGATGATTCGCTTTGACTTAGAATTGCAACTTCTCGAAGGAACTTTAGCTGTTCGCGATTTGCCGCAAGCTTGGAACGAACGCTATCGTAGTGATTTGGGTATTGTACCACCGAATGATGCTCATGGCGTTTTACAAGATGTCCATTGGTATGGTGGCATGATCGGGGGAATGTTCCAAGGTTATACACTTGGTAACTTGATGAGTGCGCAGTTTTTCCAAGCCGCCTTACAAGCACACCCGCATATCTCTACGGAAATCGAACAAGGTAATTTTGATACATTGCATAATTGGTTGAAAACAAATATTTATCAGCATGGACGTAAGTATACTGCTGCTGAAATTGTAGAACTGGCAACAGGAAAAGCTTTGAGTATTGAGCCATTCATTGCTTACATCCGCCGAAAATTCGGTGAATTGTACTCTTTGTAA
- a CDS encoding DUF3536 domain-containing protein, which translates to MIASSQSLGDQSVKASATQNPLQTATGVYVTVHGHFYQPPRENPYLDAIERQPGAAPFHDWNERIHYECYRPNAFARVLNERGEIVGIVNNYEYMSFNVGPTLMSWLERYDVEVYQRILEADRKSCDRLNGHGNAIAQVYNHIIMPLANTRDKYTQIRWGKEDFRSRFGRDPEGMWLAETAVDYATLEALVAEGIKFIILAPSQAQRCRLIPSDDQPVTQWHEVGGSQIDPTRPYRCYLKKSEEITSDTRYIDIFFYDGPISRDMGFSDVLFNAQHLAGRIGSAVRGDHRPAQLISVATDGETFGHHKGGTEKTLAYAFTEEFPRREWTVTNFAHYLSLNSPTWEVELKPVTAWSCAHGVDRWQDDCGCGGEGGVWHQKWRRPLRQALDWLRDQLIKVYEEAGRQFFRDPWGARDEYIQVIRDRSPANINRFLCRHQTRKLSAAEQIDALRLLEMQRHTLLMYTSCGWFFEEISRPEGTQILRYAARALELAGDVAGVQLEKAFIKRLTQAPSNVDFFKHGGEVYRHLVVSAQISFQQVAAQYAITSLFNNHKLERSQNNGFVPSCNIRYSSQQHVYCYTAQQLDYQLQRMGALTLAVGQLRLTSEITWESEHLVFAVLHLGGWDFHCCIQPFNGRRAYSQMKDKLFEALQQASAAQTILAMTQMFGDQSFNLQHLFAEERHRIMRLLSQETLTRLDQLYTQVYRDNYGVVMAFHRDELTVPQELQVAAEIALGNRCLNTLRSLSDVSGVQESSNYLLELQAIATEAQHLRCRLNIPEGKQILEQLIVRSLWQLLYDTNPATVEADVQYLERLIDIAYQLQLGWSLERAQELYFSCLHSQIVPVCVDALQIQSDKSHQAHFDYLRPLLKLGQKLGVDVSAWLHQL; encoded by the coding sequence ATGATTGCTTCTTCTCAAAGCTTAGGGGATCAAAGCGTTAAAGCATCTGCTACGCAAAATCCTCTTCAGACAGCTACAGGCGTTTACGTTACGGTTCACGGTCATTTTTATCAACCGCCACGGGAAAATCCCTATCTTGACGCGATTGAACGCCAACCAGGTGCTGCACCCTTCCACGATTGGAATGAACGCATTCACTACGAATGTTATCGCCCGAATGCGTTTGCCAGAGTGCTGAATGAACGCGGTGAGATCGTGGGGATCGTTAATAATTACGAGTATATGAGCTTTAACGTTGGTCCTACGTTAATGTCGTGGTTGGAACGTTACGATGTTGAGGTTTATCAACGAATTTTAGAAGCTGACCGTAAAAGCTGCGATCGCCTCAATGGTCACGGTAATGCGATCGCGCAAGTTTACAACCACATCATTATGCCGCTAGCGAATACGCGGGACAAATATACGCAAATTCGTTGGGGTAAAGAAGATTTTCGTTCGCGGTTTGGACGCGATCCCGAAGGAATGTGGTTAGCCGAAACGGCAGTAGATTATGCAACCTTAGAAGCATTAGTCGCAGAAGGAATTAAGTTTATTATTCTTGCACCGTCCCAAGCGCAGCGATGTCGTCTGATCCCCAGCGATGATCAGCCTGTGACGCAATGGCATGAAGTAGGCGGAAGTCAAATTGATCCCACACGCCCGTATCGTTGTTATTTGAAGAAAAGCGAAGAAATTACGTCGGATACTCGTTATATTGATATCTTTTTCTACGATGGTCCCATCTCGCGCGATATGGGATTTAGTGATGTGCTATTTAATGCGCAGCATCTTGCAGGACGAATTGGATCGGCAGTACGCGGGGATCATCGCCCAGCACAGTTAATTTCGGTGGCGACGGATGGAGAAACGTTTGGTCATCACAAAGGTGGAACCGAGAAAACTTTAGCGTATGCGTTCACAGAGGAGTTTCCCCGCCGCGAGTGGACGGTGACGAATTTTGCGCATTATCTCAGTTTGAATTCTCCTACATGGGAAGTTGAACTTAAGCCCGTTACTGCTTGGAGTTGCGCGCATGGCGTCGATCGCTGGCAAGATGATTGTGGATGCGGCGGTGAAGGTGGCGTTTGGCATCAAAAATGGCGGCGTCCTTTGCGTCAAGCTTTAGATTGGTTGCGGGATCAATTAATTAAGGTGTATGAGGAAGCTGGAAGACAGTTCTTCCGCGATCCCTGGGGTGCAAGAGACGAATATATTCAAGTGATCCGCGATCGCTCTCCGGCGAATATCAATCGTTTTCTATGTCGCCATCAAACACGGAAACTGAGCGCAGCGGAACAAATCGACGCTTTACGCTTATTAGAAATGCAGCGTCATACGTTGTTGATGTATACAAGTTGCGGTTGGTTTTTTGAAGAGATTTCGCGCCCAGAAGGAACGCAAATTTTGCGCTATGCGGCGCGAGCGTTGGAACTAGCTGGAGATGTCGCAGGCGTACAACTAGAAAAAGCGTTTATTAAGCGGCTGACGCAAGCACCGAGTAATGTTGACTTTTTTAAACACGGTGGTGAAGTTTATCGACATTTAGTCGTTTCTGCTCAAATTAGTTTTCAGCAAGTCGCCGCACAGTACGCAATTACTTCGTTGTTCAACAACCATAAACTAGAACGCAGTCAAAATAATGGCTTCGTACCTTCTTGCAATATTCGCTATTCTTCACAGCAGCACGTCTATTGCTACACCGCCCAACAATTAGATTATCAACTGCAACGCATGGGAGCGTTGACACTCGCTGTAGGACAGTTGCGGCTGACTTCAGAGATTACTTGGGAAAGCGAACATTTGGTGTTTGCGGTGTTGCATTTAGGAGGCTGGGATTTTCATTGTTGCATTCAGCCTTTTAATGGACGTCGTGCTTATAGCCAGATGAAAGATAAATTGTTTGAAGCGTTGCAACAAGCAAGCGCGGCGCAGACGATTTTAGCAATGACGCAGATGTTCGGGGATCAGTCGTTTAATCTACAACATCTGTTTGCAGAAGAACGTCACAGAATTATGCGATTATTAAGTCAGGAAACGCTGACGCGATTGGATCAGTTGTATACGCAGGTTTACCGCGATAATTATGGCGTAGTGATGGCGTTTCATCGCGACGAATTAACAGTACCGCAAGAATTGCAAGTCGCAGCAGAAATTGCATTGGGAAATCGCTGTTTGAATACATTGCGATCGCTGTCTGATGTGAGTGGAGTACAAGAGAGTAGTAATTACTTACTTGAACTGCAAGCGATCGCAACAGAAGCGCAGCATTTACGCTGTCGGTTGAATATTCCTGAAGGTAAGCAAATTTTAGAGCAGTTGATTGTGCGATCGCTCTGGCAACTACTGTATGACACGAATCCTGCAACAGTTGAGGCAGATGTACAATACTTGGAACGCTTGATAGATATCGCCTATCAGTTGCAACTTGGTTGGTCTTTGGAACGCGCGCAAGAGTTGTATTTTAGTTGTTTACACAGTCAAATTGTACCTGTGTGTGTGGATGCGCTTCAAATCCAGAGTGACAAATCTCATCAAGCACATTTTGATTACTTGCGTCCATTACTCAAGTTAGGACAAAAGTTAGGAGTCGATGTCAGTGCTTGGTTACATCAACTCTAA
- a CDS encoding KGK domain-containing protein, whose protein sequence is MNPEFNCLDREDVVSVYSEQILVNNRTFTINEFVTAIMAIIKGHSGWTEEKAKWFTEGIDCKLLKPGAKSWQRGKVRITLEFCPEESEVQESSTRNQSQLDSGSSPLDAIRQMMPKNGQ, encoded by the coding sequence GTGAATCCAGAATTTAATTGTTTAGACCGTGAAGATGTTGTATCTGTATATTCTGAACAGATCTTAGTCAATAATCGTACTTTTACGATAAATGAATTTGTTACAGCAATAATGGCTATTATAAAAGGACATAGTGGATGGACAGAAGAGAAAGCAAAATGGTTTACTGAAGGAATAGACTGTAAACTACTGAAGCCTGGAGCTAAAAGTTGGCAACGGGGAAAAGTAAGAATTACTTTAGAATTTTGTCCTGAAGAGTCAGAAGTACAGGAAAGCTCTACTCGTAATCAATCACAACTAGATAGTGGTAGTTCTCCATTAGATGCTATTCGTCAGATGATGCCAAAAAATGGTCAGTAA
- a CDS encoding HNH endonuclease: MRKYVFERDRLQCQSCGKTAIENLTIDRIIPLARGGKNDISNLQTLCRTCN; the protein is encoded by the coding sequence ATGAGGAAATATGTGTTTGAGCGCGATCGCCTACAATGTCAAAGCTGCGGTAAAACTGCAATAGAAAATCTCACCATCGATCGCATTATTCCTCTCGCCCGTGGTGGGAAAAACGATATCAGTAATTTACAAACTCTCTGTCGCACCTGTAACTAG
- a CDS encoding riboflavin synthase, which produces MFTGLIQALGTMRSLGGNRWQINCHHSSDAILQDLATGDSVAVDGVCLTVTEVLPQGFVATASPETLRRTTLGQHPDRFVNLEAALRVGSKLGGHFVMGHVDGVGYLQSAEQTATSWEMAFTAPDAIARYIVPKGSIAVNGVSLTIADWHPAINLFKVAVIPLSYAETNLQYLRPGDGVNLEGDILGKYVEKLIQSGTHYQVADSVVDAVSPAFLAENGYF; this is translated from the coding sequence ATGTTTACAGGGTTAATTCAAGCATTGGGAACGATGCGATCGCTAGGGGGCAATCGCTGGCAAATTAATTGTCATCACAGTAGTGACGCTATTCTACAGGATCTTGCCACGGGTGATAGCGTTGCGGTCGATGGCGTTTGTTTAACGGTTACAGAGGTATTACCGCAAGGATTTGTCGCCACTGCATCGCCAGAAACACTGCGACGCACAACTTTAGGACAACATCCCGATCGCTTTGTCAATCTCGAAGCCGCGCTAAGAGTTGGCAGCAAACTCGGCGGTCATTTCGTCATGGGTCACGTTGATGGTGTAGGCTATTTGCAAAGCGCTGAGCAAACGGCGACGTCGTGGGAAATGGCATTTACCGCACCTGATGCGATCGCGCGTTACATTGTTCCGAAAGGGAGTATCGCCGTTAACGGTGTCAGCTTGACTATTGCGGATTGGCATCCAGCGATCAATTTATTTAAAGTAGCGGTGATTCCGCTATCGTATGCTGAAACAAACTTACAGTATCTCCGCCCTGGCGATGGAGTTAATTTGGAAGGAGATATTTTAGGTAAATACGTCGAGAAGCTAATTCAATCGGGTACTCATTATCAAGTTGCTGATTCGGTGGTTGATGCCGTATCACCTGCGTTTTTAGCAGAAAATGGGTATTTTTAG
- a CDS encoding sucrose synthase, whose protein sequence is MSELIQAVINSEEKSDLRSFVSEIRHQEKRYLLRNDILSAYADYCDKHQKSEDFIQSSNLSKLIYYTQEILQEDGNLCLIIRPKIASQEVYRLTEDLNAEELSVQELLDVRDRFVNRYHPNEGDILELDFQPFYDYSPAIRDPKNIGKGVQYLNRYLSSKLFQDPRQWLESLFDFLRLHQYEGSQLLINGQIQSQQQLSDQIKKALTYVGKLDNEEPYEKFRYALQAMGFEPGWGNTAGRVAETLEILDELIDSPDHQTLEAFISRIPMVFKIVLVSAHGWFGQEGVLGRPDTGGQVVYVLDQARSLEKQLQEDTTLAGLDVLNVQPKVIILTRLIPNSDGTLCNQRLEKVHGTDNAWILRVPLREFNPKMTQNWISRFEFWPYLETFALDSEKELRSELRGNPDLIIGNYTDGNLVAFLLARRMKVTQCNIAHALEKSKYLFSNLYWQDLEDKYHFSLQFTADLIAMNAANFIISSTYQEIVGTPDSVGQYESYKCFTMPELYHVVSGIELFSPKFNVVPPGVNETYYFPYSRWEDRVESDRVRIEELLFTQEDASQIFGKLDDPTKRPIFSMARLDRIKNLTGLAECFGKSPELQEHCNLILVAGKLRVEESSDNEERDEIEKLYRIIDQYNLHGKFRWLGVRLSKTDSGEIYRVIADRQGIFVQPALFEAFGLTILEAMISGLPTFATQFGGPLEIINDKVNGFYINPTHLEETAEKILDFVTKCEQNPNYWYEISTRAMDRVYSTYTWKIHTTRLLSLARIYGFWNFTSKENREDLLRYLEALFYLIYKPRAQQLLDQHMYR, encoded by the coding sequence ATGTCGGAGTTAATCCAGGCTGTCATTAATAGTGAAGAGAAAAGCGATCTACGCTCGTTTGTTAGTGAAATTCGTCATCAGGAAAAGCGTTATTTATTGCGTAATGATATTTTGAGTGCTTACGCAGATTATTGTGATAAGCATCAAAAATCAGAAGATTTTATTCAGTCCTCTAATTTAAGTAAGCTGATCTATTATACACAGGAAATTTTACAAGAAGATGGCAACCTGTGTTTAATTATTCGCCCCAAAATTGCCAGTCAAGAAGTTTATCGGTTAACTGAAGATCTCAATGCCGAAGAATTGAGCGTGCAAGAACTTTTAGATGTACGCGATCGCTTTGTCAACCGCTATCATCCTAACGAAGGTGATATATTAGAACTAGATTTTCAGCCGTTTTACGATTACTCTCCGGCGATTCGCGATCCCAAAAATATTGGTAAAGGCGTACAATATCTTAACCGCTACCTATCAAGTAAACTCTTCCAAGATCCACGACAATGGCTAGAGAGTTTGTTTGATTTTCTGCGCTTGCATCAATACGAAGGTAGCCAACTGCTAATTAACGGACAAATTCAATCGCAACAACAACTTTCAGACCAAATCAAAAAAGCGCTAACCTACGTCGGTAAATTAGATAACGAAGAACCCTACGAGAAGTTTCGCTACGCACTGCAAGCGATGGGGTTTGAACCTGGTTGGGGAAATACTGCGGGTCGAGTCGCCGAAACGTTAGAAATTCTTGATGAACTCATCGACTCTCCAGACCACCAAACATTGGAAGCATTTATTTCGCGGATTCCAATGGTGTTTAAAATTGTATTGGTGTCTGCCCACGGTTGGTTTGGTCAAGAAGGCGTTTTAGGAAGACCTGACACGGGTGGTCAAGTTGTGTATGTCCTTGACCAAGCAAGAAGTTTAGAAAAACAATTACAAGAAGATACGACACTTGCGGGCTTAGATGTCCTCAATGTTCAACCTAAAGTGATTATTCTCACGCGATTGATTCCTAACAGCGATGGTACTCTGTGTAACCAGCGTCTAGAAAAAGTTCACGGTACAGACAATGCTTGGATTTTGCGCGTACCGTTGCGGGAATTTAATCCGAAGATGACGCAAAACTGGATCTCGCGCTTCGAGTTTTGGCCTTATCTAGAAACATTTGCGCTTGATTCGGAAAAAGAACTGCGATCCGAGTTACGCGGTAATCCAGATTTAATTATTGGCAATTATACTGATGGTAATCTGGTAGCATTTTTACTCGCGCGGCGGATGAAGGTAACGCAGTGTAATATTGCCCACGCGTTAGAAAAGTCGAAGTACCTGTTTAGTAACTTGTACTGGCAAGATCTAGAAGATAAATATCATTTTTCCTTGCAATTCACTGCTGATTTGATTGCGATGAACGCGGCGAATTTTATTATCAGCAGCACGTATCAAGAAATTGTCGGAACACCTGATAGCGTTGGACAGTACGAGTCGTACAAGTGCTTTACGATGCCTGAGTTGTATCACGTTGTCAGCGGTATTGAGTTATTCAGTCCCAAATTCAACGTCGTACCACCTGGAGTGAATGAGACGTACTATTTTCCGTATTCGCGGTGGGAAGATCGTGTCGAAAGCGATCGCGTCCGCATCGAAGAGTTGCTATTTACCCAAGAAGACGCCAGTCAAATCTTTGGTAAACTCGACGATCCGACCAAACGCCCTATTTTCTCAATGGCGCGTCTTGACCGTATTAAAAACTTAACAGGTTTAGCCGAATGCTTTGGTAAAAGTCCAGAATTGCAAGAACATTGTAATTTAATTTTAGTTGCGGGTAAGTTACGCGTCGAAGAGTCAAGTGACAACGAAGAACGTGACGAAATTGAGAAGCTTTATCGTATTATCGATCAATACAATCTACATGGTAAATTTCGCTGGCTAGGGGTACGCCTTTCTAAAACTGATTCTGGTGAAATTTATCGCGTCATTGCCGATCGCCAAGGAATTTTTGTTCAACCAGCTTTATTTGAAGCGTTTGGTTTGACAATTCTCGAAGCGATGATTTCAGGATTACCAACGTTTGCAACGCAGTTTGGCGGTCCACTCGAAATTATTAACGACAAGGTGAATGGCTTCTACATCAACCCAACACATCTAGAAGAAACCGCCGAGAAAATTCTCGATTTTGTTACTAAATGCGAACAAAATCCCAACTATTGGTACGAGATTTCGACACGAGCGATGGATCGCGTTTACAGCACTTATACTTGGAAAATTCACACCACAAGGCTACTATCTTTGGCACGAATTTATGGTTTTTGGAACTTTACTTCCAAGGAAAACCGCGAGGATTTATTGCGTTACCTAGAAGCGCTATTTTATCTGATTTACAAGCCTAGAGCGCAACAACTGTTAGATCAACATATGTATCGTTAG
- a CDS encoding KGK domain-containing protein: MNNRFKTLDSDFANKDSVVSFTHSIFKIGELASFLNVILRDIGIKELYNRLVRDGKGQIPLDKNNEWIDSGKSCEILVPGTKGWQKGTLRIKVALEFCPDTLEIEEISPKDNKQTSSNEQMLDELRAQIKQIN, encoded by the coding sequence ATGAATAATCGATTTAAGACTTTAGATAGCGATTTTGCAAATAAAGATAGTGTAGTTTCCTTCACGCATTCAATATTTAAAATTGGAGAATTAGCTTCATTCTTGAATGTAATTCTTCGTGATATAGGAATAAAAGAACTTTATAATAGGTTGGTTCGGGATGGAAAAGGGCAGATACCATTAGATAAAAATAATGAATGGATTGATAGTGGGAAAAGCTGCGAAATTCTCGTGCCTGGTACTAAAGGTTGGCAAAAGGGAACATTAAGAATCAAAGTAGCTTTAGAATTTTGTCCAGATACACTAGAAATAGAAGAAATATCGCCAAAAGATAATAAACAAACTAGTTCTAATGAACAAATGCTAGACGAACTTCGAGCACAGATTAAGCAAATTAACTAA
- the cax gene encoding calcium/proton exchanger yields MSVKNILFSVLLLFVPISLAAHFLKWGELTVFITAGLAILPLAAWMGTATEEIAVVVGPLLGGLLNATFGNATELIIALIALKSGLVDVVKASITGSIIGNLLLVMGLAMLLGGLRHKEQEFQPVVARVNAASMNLAVIAILVPTTVDITSSGISEATIQNLSIAVAVVLMLVYALTLLFSMKTHSYLYDVGVAEIQSTETDSVTDAHTEKPNLWLWVGVLFAATVLVAIESEFLVDSLEVATSQLGLTALFTGVILVPIIGNAAEHATAVTVAMKNKMDLSLSVAVGSSLQIALFVAPVLVLVGWFFGQPMDLDFNPFELVAVAVSVLIANSISSDGRSNWLEGTLLLATYTVLGLAFYFHPIIDGIG; encoded by the coding sequence ATGTCAGTTAAAAATATTCTATTTTCGGTTCTGCTGCTATTTGTTCCCATTTCCTTAGCTGCCCATTTTTTAAAGTGGGGCGAGTTAACAGTTTTTATCACAGCTGGACTCGCAATTTTACCCTTAGCAGCGTGGATGGGGACTGCTACTGAAGAAATTGCTGTCGTGGTAGGACCACTTCTCGGAGGATTACTCAACGCGACATTTGGAAATGCTACCGAACTTATTATTGCGTTAATTGCGCTCAAATCAGGTCTTGTTGATGTTGTGAAGGCGAGTATTACCGGTTCGATTATTGGCAACTTACTTTTAGTTATGGGGCTTGCCATGCTACTTGGAGGATTGCGCCACAAAGAACAAGAATTTCAGCCTGTTGTCGCGCGAGTTAATGCAGCCTCGATGAATTTGGCGGTGATTGCCATTTTAGTACCAACCACCGTTGACATTACCTCAAGCGGAATTAGCGAAGCTACGATCCAAAACCTTTCGATCGCAGTTGCTGTCGTGTTGATGTTGGTATACGCACTCACACTGCTATTCTCGATGAAAACTCATTCGTATCTTTACGATGTAGGTGTCGCAGAAATACAATCAACAGAAACTGATTCTGTAACTGACGCACACACCGAAAAGCCTAACCTCTGGCTATGGGTTGGAGTTTTATTTGCAGCAACGGTATTAGTTGCAATCGAGTCAGAATTTTTAGTTGATTCCCTCGAAGTCGCCACATCACAACTAGGATTGACAGCACTTTTTACCGGAGTCATTCTTGTTCCGATCATTGGTAACGCCGCTGAACACGCTACCGCAGTCACCGTAGCGATGAAAAACAAGATGGATCTTTCACTGTCTGTCGCTGTAGGTTCAAGTCTACAAATCGCGCTATTTGTCGCCCCAGTTTTAGTATTAGTTGGTTGGTTCTTCGGTCAACCGATGGATTTAGACTTCAATCCTTTTGAACTCGTCGCTGTTGCTGTCTCTGTACTGATTGCCAATTCCATTAGTTCCGATGGTCGTTCCAACTGGCTAGAAGGTACGTTACTTCTCGCTACCTATACAGTACTAGGACTCGCTTTCTACTTCCACCCGATCATCGACGGTATTGGCTAG